A section of the Babylonia areolata isolate BAREFJ2019XMU chromosome 1, ASM4173473v1, whole genome shotgun sequence genome encodes:
- the LOC143288721 gene encoding uncharacterized protein LOC143288721 has protein sequence MGESADDILATLCVNEETIEFKDLLQAFNGYFNVRKNIIVERAKFNKRSQTVGETIDAFIQDLLKLADECNFGDLKEELIRDRIVVGVIDDTLTNELQSKAELTLAQAVQLSRQAEARKESQQLIRGSPSVNLVDRKPPATYNQRFNSRSQYQHHKASSAAGNICGYCGKEPHS, from the coding sequence ATGGGAGAAAGTGCTGACGACATTCTTGCCACCCTATGTGTAAACGAGGAGACAATTGAATTTAAAGACTTGCTGCAGGCTTTCAATGGTTACTTCAACGTGAGAAAAAACATCATTGTAGAAAGAGCAAAATTCAACAAACGCTCACAGACagtcggagaaaccattgatgcatTCATTCAAGACCTCCTCAAATTGGCCGACGAATGCAATTTTGGTGACTTGAAAGAAGAGCTAATAAGAGACAGAATCGTGGTTGGTGTTATCGATGACACACTAACAAACGAGCTACAGTCGAAAGCAGAACTTACACTGGCCCAAGCTGTCCAACTCAGCAGGCAGGCAGAGGCCAGGAAAGAAAGCCAGCAGCTAATCAGAGGCAGTCCTTCAGTCAACCTGGTAGACAGGAAACCACCTGCCACTTACAACCAACGCTTCAACTCCAGGAGCCAGTACCAGCACCACAAGGCCAGCAGTGCTGCTGGCAACATTTGTGGTTATTGCGGCAAAGAGCCACACAGTTGA